From one Microbulbifer sp. A4B17 genomic stretch:
- a CDS encoding helix-turn-helix domain-containing protein, whose product MIKLPFDNLGGRVMGSQSNNNERRVFVNDEECPIRNVVAQIGDKWSILILFALVDGPDRFNSLKSRIEGISQRMLTQTLRDLERDGFVLRTVFPQVPVKVEYELTELGEGLSAAVWKLVSWADEHHLEIRKARLRYDEANEG is encoded by the coding sequence GTGATTAAGTTACCTTTTGATAACCTGGGTGGGCGAGTGATGGGATCGCAGAGCAATAACAATGAGAGACGCGTGTTTGTGAATGATGAGGAATGTCCCATTCGCAATGTGGTAGCCCAGATTGGTGACAAGTGGTCCATTCTGATTTTGTTTGCCCTTGTTGATGGCCCTGACCGCTTTAATTCCTTGAAGTCTCGCATTGAAGGGATTTCACAGCGGATGTTGACGCAAACACTACGTGATTTAGAGCGTGATGGTTTTGTGCTGCGTACGGTCTTCCCCCAAGTCCCAGTTAAAGTGGAATATGAGTTAACGGAGTTGGGAGAAGGGCTATCTGCAGCCGTGTGGAAATTGGTATCCTGGGCAGATGAGCATCATCTTGAAATTCGCAAAGCGCGCCTAAGATATGATGAGGCTAATGAAGGGTAG
- a CDS encoding cupin domain-containing protein, whose protein sequence is MIDHPEGGKFLQVFKSNSIITREDGQKRSALTHIYFSLQKGEVILPINNGHTTLSGSTIILPLGDSGVFIAGSNSTVIDNEIISSDGFADTGIFFDLGADNSTVLSNRISSFSNYGMEICSDGNFFAQNIVELTGL, encoded by the coding sequence TTGATTGACCATCCTGAAGGCGGAAAATTTCTTCAGGTGTTTAAGTCGAATTCAATTATAACAAGGGAGGATGGCCAGAAGCGAAGCGCATTGACGCATATTTATTTCTCCTTGCAAAAAGGTGAAGTGATCCTGCCCATCAACAACGGACACACTACGTTGTCTGGTTCGACAATTATTTTACCACTTGGTGATAGTGGTGTGTTTATTGCCGGCAGTAATTCAACTGTGATAGATAACGAAATTATCAGTTCAGATGGGTTTGCAGATACTGGTATCTTTTTTGACCTTGGGGCAGATAATTCGACTGTGTTATCTAATAGAATATCCAGTTTTAGTAATTATGGTATGGAAATTTGTAGCGATGGTAATTTTTTTGCTCAAAATATTGTTGAACTCACTGGTTTATAA
- a CDS encoding bifunctional 2-polyprenyl-6-hydroxyphenol methylase/3-demethylubiquinol 3-O-methyltransferase UbiG, whose translation MDYFKINKNSWDKRARIHLKSEFYDVEGFLQGKSTLNDVELSDIGDVSGKTLLHLQCHFGLDSLSWARLGARVTGVDISSVAIAQAQTLSERSGLHAEFICSDIYTFGRSDIQKYDIVFTSYGALCWLPDIELWASIVSERLKPGGIFYIAEFHPFYDIFSGYSYFHRTEPDIEEQGTYTENDPGEKSTLATWSHPISDVVNALLKHGIHISQIKEYPFSPYNCFDGMEERERGKFYLSYKGNDIPLIYTLKGAI comes from the coding sequence TTGGACTACTTTAAAATTAACAAAAACTCCTGGGACAAACGTGCCCGTATCCATTTAAAATCTGAATTTTATGATGTTGAGGGGTTTCTACAAGGTAAATCTACCTTAAATGATGTTGAGCTTTCTGACATTGGCGATGTGTCCGGAAAAACTTTACTCCATTTACAGTGTCACTTTGGTTTGGACTCCTTGTCCTGGGCTCGCTTGGGTGCGCGAGTTACTGGAGTAGATATTTCCTCAGTAGCTATTGCACAAGCGCAGACGCTCTCTGAGCGTTCCGGTTTACACGCAGAGTTTATCTGCTCTGATATCTATACTTTTGGACGTTCAGATATTCAAAAGTATGACATTGTCTTTACTTCTTATGGCGCACTTTGCTGGCTGCCAGATATAGAATTATGGGCATCAATAGTTTCTGAGAGGCTTAAACCCGGAGGTATTTTCTATATTGCTGAGTTCCATCCGTTCTATGATATTTTCTCAGGGTATTCTTACTTCCATCGAACTGAACCGGATATTGAAGAGCAGGGCACCTATACCGAGAATGACCCAGGTGAAAAATCTACCCTGGCCACTTGGTCGCATCCAATTAGCGACGTTGTTAACGCCTTATTGAAGCATGGTATCCATATCTCTCAAATTAAGGAATACCCATTTAGCCCATATAATTGTTTTGATGGGATGGAAGAGCGTGAAAGGGGTAAGTTCTATCTCTCATATAAAGGAAATGATATCCCTCTGATATATACCTTGAAGGGGGCAATATGA
- the pgmB gene encoding beta-phosphoglucomutase: MIYRAAIFDLDGVIADTARLHLLAWRQLAEGLNLPWAADTEERLKGLERMASLEVILGNKSSEYSEEAKIALAARKNSRYQELIRSLSPADLLPGAGELLTWLDSQQIPVGLASASKNAAAVLEALGISRYFSVIADPEKSAPKPAPDIFLAAAKGLGVDPEFCIAFEDAAAGVSAIKSAEGMTAVGIGSPEVLKDADYPLATLLEFTPNDFFLSVLAESGVRQNKNLDKQPNEKTG, encoded by the coding sequence ATGATCTATCGTGCAGCAATTTTTGACCTGGATGGCGTTATTGCCGATACCGCCCGTCTCCACTTACTGGCATGGCGGCAGCTCGCTGAGGGGCTCAATCTCCCCTGGGCAGCGGATACTGAAGAACGCTTAAAGGGCCTCGAAAGAATGGCCTCCCTGGAAGTTATACTCGGGAATAAAAGCAGCGAGTACAGTGAAGAGGCAAAAATCGCTCTTGCCGCTAGAAAAAACAGTCGCTACCAGGAATTGATCCGCAGCCTGTCCCCCGCAGACCTGTTGCCAGGCGCAGGCGAACTGCTTACATGGTTAGATTCACAGCAAATTCCTGTCGGCCTCGCCTCGGCGAGTAAAAATGCAGCGGCAGTACTGGAAGCCCTGGGAATATCCCGCTACTTTTCCGTTATCGCAGATCCAGAAAAGTCAGCACCTAAACCTGCTCCAGATATATTTCTCGCCGCCGCTAAAGGCCTGGGTGTTGATCCCGAGTTTTGTATTGCTTTTGAAGATGCTGCCGCTGGAGTCAGCGCAATTAAATCAGCCGAAGGTATGACTGCGGTAGGCATAGGTAGTCCTGAGGTGCTGAAAGATGCCGACTACCCCCTAGCAACCCTGCTGGAATTCACACCAAATGACTTTTTCTTATCTGTTCTAGCAGAGTCAGGCGTTCGTCAAAACAAGAACCTCGACAAACAGCCCAACGAGAAAACAGGTTAA